Proteins from one Larimichthys crocea isolate SSNF chromosome XX, L_crocea_2.0, whole genome shotgun sequence genomic window:
- the spi2 gene encoding transcription factor Spi-C, with product METQSDLEVILEFLEEYYKQNAGENVDKVYWTADGESYEQRWMCYESPIIKPALQPLLAHDAPPALRHNTTETLCERGSLPNFVSTRQPTKHPTTTAGSGRKVRLFHFLFEMLEDPNMAHCVSWVPTDAGVFRFSSTNKDQVAALWGQRKGNKRPMTYQKMSRALRNYSRSGEIFKVKKKLTYQFSRDTLMSLQKCHRGSS from the exons ATG GAGACTCAGTCTGACTTGGAGGTGATCTTAGAGTTCCTGGAGGAGTATTACAAACAAAACGCTGGAGAAAATG TGGACAAGGTGTATTGGACTGCAGACGGGGAGTCATACGAGCAACGCTGGATGTGCTACGAGTCACCT ATTATCAAACCTGCACTTCAGCCTTTGCTGGCACACGACGCCCCACCAGCCctcagacacaacacaacagaaacattgtgTGAACGTGGGTCGCTGCCAAACTTTGTATCAACAAGACAACCAACCAAACACCCGACCACAACAGCGGGGAGTG GTAGGAAGGTGCGActctttcacttcctgttcGAGATGTTGGAGGATCCAAACATGGCCCACTGTGTGTCCTGGGTGCCGACGGACGCCGGCGTCTTCCGCTTTTCCTCCACGAACAAGGACCAGGTGGCGGCACTCTGGGGACAGAGAAAAGGCAACAAGAGACCCATGACGTATCAGAAGATGTCCCGCGCCCTCAGAAACTACTCCCGGTCCGGTGAGATCTTCAAGGTGAAGAAGAAGCTCACCTACCAGTTCAGCCGAGACACCCTGATGTCACTGCAGAAATGTCACAGAGGAAGCTCGTAA
- the LOC104926723 gene encoding bcl-2-like protein 13 translates to MSLLSRGQDQWESNYSSRPVSKGAEKQPAFILEGKAPVEPSRGDGGGGEARSLSPGLTLPLTQVESLGPWQSESLLAESWSTMGDVDPEDTKSLDSGNETALAGEENHSSNSDMVHLEREEVEMLEEAEKEEERARRTEEEEEDDEELQTSVLSVLGGERELVELREEEQDLQAPETEGLLVSAEEPHMEREPAEFRHVVPPMALPPLPIVRFDPPSTTSTPVPSTTTAEAEEVYSLQGLHPPSILAPMAAEPLIESLEQLKFTQIPLSDVEEHSVEASQEAPENPESTAQPKTTKPLSSTELLFGGAALVAVVGVVAYGAVAYCRK, encoded by the exons ATGAGTCTGTTATCACGGGGACAGGATCAATGGGAATCCAATTACTCAAGTAGGCCAGTAAGTAAAGGAGCAGAAAag cagccagCCTTCATTCTGGAGGGAAAAGCCCCAGTCGAACCCAGCAGGggggatggaggaggtggagaggccCGGTCCCTCAGCCCAGGGCTCACTCTGCCTCTGACCCAGGTGGAGAGCCTCGGACCCTGGCAGAGCGAGAGCCTGCTGGCGGAGTCCTGGTCCACGATGGGTGACGTGGACCCTGAGGACACCAAGAGCTTGGACAGCGGTAACGAGACGGCTCTGGCCGGAGAGGAGAACCACTCTTCCAACTCTGACATGGTCCACCTGGAGCGAGAGGAGGTTGAGATGCTCGAGGAGgcggagaaggaggaagagagagcgaggagaacggaagaagaggaggaagacgatgaGGAGTTGCAGACGAGTGTGTTGAGTGTTTTAGGTGGGGAGAGGGAGCTGGTTGAGCTtagggaggaggagcaggaccTCCAAGCCCCAGAAACTGAGGGGCTCCTAGTGTCAGCAGAGGAGCCTCACATGGAGAGGGAGCCTGCGGAGTTCAGGCATGTGGTTCCCCCGATGGCCTTACCTCCTCTGCCTATCGTCAGGTTCGATCCCCCCTCAACGACATCCACCCCGGTTCCTTCAACTACAACCGCTGAAGCTGAGGAGGTTTATTCCCTTCAGGGGCTCCACCCTCCATCTATCCTTGCACCGATGGCAGCAGAGCCTCTGATAGAGAGTCTCGAGCAACTAAAATTTACACAGATTCCCCTCTCGGACGTGGAGGAACATTCGGTTGAAGCCTCTCAAGAAGCACCAGAAAATCCGGAGTCCACCGCTCAACCAAAGACTACCAAACCTCTGAGCTccactgagctgctgtttggaGGCGCTGCTTTAGTAGCTGTTGTGGGAGTAGTAGCATACGGTGCAGTGGCCTACTGTAGAAAGTAG
- the spic gene encoding transcription factor Spi-C isoform X2, giving the protein MASTEGNTQTYKMTSLDSDINQHFQDAIDVIQHHSNNSYYDSDYAYYETLGTQQPSLQCQISCCLVTHPSDVPTPVYDWNEVAQSWPQVIPDVSLGRSVQNESPRFYSIVPPQRSSKGRKKLRLYEYLHEALNDPNMGDSIQWTDSGSGTFHFISKNKEKLAECWGQRKGNRKTMTYQKMARALRNYSRTGEIMKVRRKLTYQFNPDILHRLGSAQVPVHLPCHPAQEEVHTRQQQNSAEQSYCGSAAADWHGWYGHYQVQEDYDLASSFTSHSITKL; this is encoded by the exons ATGGCCTCGACTGAAGGCAACACTCAGACATACAAGATG ACTTCCTTGGACAGCGACATCAACCAACACTTCCAGGATGCAATTGATGTGATTCAACATCATTCAAATAATTCATATTATGACTCag attacGCATATTATGAGACTTTGGGTACCCAGCAGCCATCGCTTCAATGTCAGATCTCCTGCTGCCTCGTCACACACCCGTCCGATGTACCAACTCCTGTATACGACTGGAATGAAGTGGCT CAATCTTGGCCTCAGGTCATCCCTGATGTCTCCCTGGGTCGCTCTGTGCAAAATGAATCCCCTCGTTTCTACTCAATCGTACCACCACAGAGGAGCAGCAAAG GTCGTAAGAAGCTCAGACTTTATGAATACCTCCACGAGGCGCTGAATGACCCCAACATGGGCGACTCAATCCAGTGGACAGACAGTGGCAGCGGCACCTTCCACTTCATCTCCAAGAACAAAGAGAAGCTGGCCGAATGCTGGGGCCAACGCAAGGGCAACCGCAAGACCATGACCTATCAGAAGATGGCAAGAGCTCTGAGAAACTACAGCCGCACCGGTGAGATCATGAAAGTGAGGCGCAAACTCACCTACCAGTTCAACCCAGACATCCTGCACAGGCTCGGCTCCGCACAGGTGCCCGTGCACCTGCCCTGCCATCCTGCACAAGAGGAGGTCCACACCCGGCAGCAGCAGAACTCGGCTGAACAGAGCTACTGCGGCTCTGCAGCGGCAGACTGGCACGGCTGGTACGGACACTACCAGGTGCAGGAAGACTACGACCTGGCCtccagcttcacttcacacagcATAACCAAACTCTGa
- the spic gene encoding transcription factor Spi-C isoform X1 produces the protein MASTEGNTQTYKMTSLDSDINQHFQDAIDVIQHHSNNSYYDSDYAYYETLGTQQPSLQCQISCCLVTHPSDVPTPVYDWNEVAQQSWPQVIPDVSLGRSVQNESPRFYSIVPPQRSSKGRKKLRLYEYLHEALNDPNMGDSIQWTDSGSGTFHFISKNKEKLAECWGQRKGNRKTMTYQKMARALRNYSRTGEIMKVRRKLTYQFNPDILHRLGSAQVPVHLPCHPAQEEVHTRQQQNSAEQSYCGSAAADWHGWYGHYQVQEDYDLASSFTSHSITKL, from the exons ATGGCCTCGACTGAAGGCAACACTCAGACATACAAGATG ACTTCCTTGGACAGCGACATCAACCAACACTTCCAGGATGCAATTGATGTGATTCAACATCATTCAAATAATTCATATTATGACTCag attacGCATATTATGAGACTTTGGGTACCCAGCAGCCATCGCTTCAATGTCAGATCTCCTGCTGCCTCGTCACACACCCGTCCGATGTACCAACTCCTGTATACGACTGGAATGAAGTGGCT CAGCAATCTTGGCCTCAGGTCATCCCTGATGTCTCCCTGGGTCGCTCTGTGCAAAATGAATCCCCTCGTTTCTACTCAATCGTACCACCACAGAGGAGCAGCAAAG GTCGTAAGAAGCTCAGACTTTATGAATACCTCCACGAGGCGCTGAATGACCCCAACATGGGCGACTCAATCCAGTGGACAGACAGTGGCAGCGGCACCTTCCACTTCATCTCCAAGAACAAAGAGAAGCTGGCCGAATGCTGGGGCCAACGCAAGGGCAACCGCAAGACCATGACCTATCAGAAGATGGCAAGAGCTCTGAGAAACTACAGCCGCACCGGTGAGATCATGAAAGTGAGGCGCAAACTCACCTACCAGTTCAACCCAGACATCCTGCACAGGCTCGGCTCCGCACAGGTGCCCGTGCACCTGCCCTGCCATCCTGCACAAGAGGAGGTCCACACCCGGCAGCAGCAGAACTCGGCTGAACAGAGCTACTGCGGCTCTGCAGCGGCAGACTGGCACGGCTGGTACGGACACTACCAGGTGCAGGAAGACTACGACCTGGCCtccagcttcacttcacacagcATAACCAAACTCTGa